TGGTTATAGTAACAGTCGGGACGATGTTTGGAACGTAGGAAAATGACGCAATTCCAAGCTACCACTTCATCATCTTCGCCATGCTTTGTACTGTCAATTGCATACCAAGCTATTATATTGATTAAAGGTTCTTTACCGTAAAAGGTAGAGAGGATGTTGTAGATATTCTCGAATTTCTCTATTAATTCAGACCTGAGAATTGATGCTAGACCAATGCTGGTTATAAAAGTATTGTTTGCATAGCTATTTACGATAGCCGGGACATCGTCGAAGTCTGTTTGTTCTATTATATCGTTCAGAAAATCCTTGAAAAAGGGAGTAGATAAACTTTCCTCTTTTCCTGCTGCTTGGAAGTGCATGTGGTCAGGAGCAGAAGCACCGCACTCCGGGCCGTTATAGAGTATATAGAAGTCTATCATATTTTCGGCTAAGTGAAGCATATCTTCAAAACGTCCTTTAATGCTTTGTGAGGTATGTTCCTTGTCGATGATTGTCAAGTGCCGCTGAAAAATGGGGTAAGGGTTGAGGCATATCTCATAATGTCCGAACGGCAAACTGGTTTGTTCTGCAGGGCGATTCTTTTCGCATAAGAAACATGGTCTTTCCTGAATGGAGCGGGTATCCGTTTTTGCCATAGTGGAGAGGGCGCGTTGAGGGTTGGGGAAAATTCGGAACACCATTTCAATATCATCTTCTTCGACTTCCAGTTCTTTTGCTTTTTCCAGATTTTCTTCCAGTGCCTCATAATTCTTTTTCGCGAGTTCCCAGTTTTCTTTCTGATCTTCTATCATTTCTTCTACAAGCTCCTGAAAATCTTCATCAATCGTATGCATCTGAATTCTGCTTTGTATTTCCCAAGTGCGGATTCTGTCTTTATAAAAGTTGTTCTGATTGACTTTTTCAATACTTAATGCGGCATCTGAATTACCTTCCCAACGTCGGCAAAGGTATATTATATCATAGATACGTCCGATCTTATAATCGCGTGAAATGTTTAATCCTATGGCATAATCTTCACCGTAGCTGGTGTTTGGAAATTTGATGTTACGAATGATAGGGGTATAGAAAGCACGTGGAGCGCCCAAACCATTGATGCGTAAAGCATTGTTTTTTCCGTTCTCCAATGTCCATTCTTTATGGTCAATGATGCCGGGGGCTATTTCGTTCAAGTGGAAATCGGTCATTAGATACGTTCCTATCACCATTGCGCAGCTTTCCTTATAAAAAGTATCCACGATTTTCTGGATTGTATGTTCGTCTTTATATAAGTCGTCGCTATCTAACTGTATGGCGAACTTTCCGCATTTCTCGTGATGTACACCCTTGTTCCAGCAGCCGCCTATACCTAAATCATTCTCTTGGGGAATGAAATGAATCAATCTTTTGTCTGCGCTTAGTTCCTGAAGCGCTTCGGTAGTTCCGTCGGTCGAATGATTGTCGATAACGATAACGTTGAAAGGAAAGGTAGTCTGTTGGTTTAAAGCAGAGCTG
The nucleotide sequence above comes from Bacteroides caccae. Encoded proteins:
- a CDS encoding DUF4922 domain-containing protein — its product is MKKRINCFIPFGTSEDTMQTVKELQASELVDKIYLLGSAPGKKCLPDCEWLPIDGLYSTSTMKTIAAHASTDYILLYTKQTPLKLGLYALERMVQVMENNKKNGIVYADRYQQIHEELKQAPVIDYQLGSVRDDFDFGSILLFSTSAFTYTADKLYKRYQYAGLYNMRLFIAVNYSIIHINEYLYTEVETDTRKSGEKQFDYVDPKNREVQLEMEAACTEYLKCIDAYLMPSSSRTVNLCNETFEFEVSVIIPVRNRIHTIRDAVSSALNQQTTFPFNVIVIDNHSTDGTTEALQELSADKRLIHFIPQENDLGIGGCWNKGVHHEKCGKFAIQLDSDDLYKDEHTIQKIVDTFYKESCAMVIGTYLMTDFHLNEIAPGIIDHKEWTLENGKNNALRINGLGAPRAFYTPIIRNIKFPNTSYGEDYAIGLNISRDYKIGRIYDIIYLCRRWEGNSDAALSIEKVNQNNFYKDRIRTWEIQSRIQMHTIDEDFQELVEEMIEDQKENWELAKKNYEALEENLEKAKELEVEEDDIEMVFRIFPNPQRALSTMAKTDTRSIQERPCFLCEKNRPAEQTSLPFGHYEICLNPYPIFQRHLTIIDKEHTSQSIKGRFEDMLHLAENMIDFYILYNGPECGASAPDHMHFQAAGKEESLSTPFFKDFLNDIIEQTDFDDVPAIVNSYANNTFITSIGLASILRSELIEKFENIYNILSTFYGKEPLINIIAWYAIDSTKHGEDDEVVAWNCVIFLRSKHRPDCYYNQGEKGLLISPAVAEMGGVFPIIREEDMDKLNTKEIIDIYKEISLSPEQFETLCDELFRKDEV